One genomic segment of Pongo abelii isolate AG06213 chromosome 13, NHGRI_mPonAbe1-v2.0_pri, whole genome shotgun sequence includes these proteins:
- the LOC100431269 gene encoding olfactory receptor 13C9: MEWENQTILVEFFLKGLSGHPRLELLFFVLIFIIYVVILLGNGTLILISILDPHLHTPIYFFLGNLSFLDICYTTTSIPSTLVSFLSERKTISFSGCAVQMFLGLAMGTTECVLLGMMAFDRYVAICNPLRYPIIMSKDAYVPMAVGSWFAGIVNSAVQTTFVVQLPFCRNNVINHFSCEILAVMKMACADISGNEFLMLVATILFTLMPLLLIVISYSLIISSILKIHSSEGRSKAFSTCSAHLTVVIIFYGTILFMYMKPKSKETLNSDDLDVTNKIISMFYGVMTPMMNPLIYSLRNKDVKEAVKHLLNRRFFSK; the protein is encoded by the coding sequence atggaatgggaaaacCAAACCATTCTGGTGGAATTTTTTCTGAAGGGACTTTCTGGTCACCCAAGGCTTGAGTTACTCTTTTTTGTGCTAATCTTCATAATATATGTGGTCATCCTTCTGGGGAATGGTACTCTCATTTTAATCAGCATCTTAGACCCTCACCTTCACACCCCTATATACTTCTTTCTGGGGAACCTCTCCTTCTTGGACATCTGCTACACCACCACCTCTATTCCCTCCACGCTGGTGAGCTTCCTTTCAGAAAGAAAGACCATTTCCTTTTCTGGCTGTGCAGTGCAGATGTTCCTTGGCTTGGCCATGGGGACAACAGAGTGTGTGCTCCTAGGCATGATGGCCTTTGACCGCTATGTGGCTATCTGCAACCCTCTGAGATATCCCATCATCATGAGCAAGGATGCCTATGTACCCATGGCTGTTGGGTCCTGGTTTGCAGGGATTGTCAACTCTGCAGTACAAACTACATTTGTAGTACAATTGCCTTTCTGCAGGAATAATGTCATCAATCATTTCTCCTGTGAAATTCTAGCTGTCATGAAGATGGCCTGTGCTGACATCTCAGGCAATGAGTTCCTCATGCTTGTGGCCACAATATTGTTCACATTGATGCCACTGCTCTTGATAGTTATCTCTTACTCATTAATCATTTCCAGCATCCTCAAGATTCACTCCTCTGAGGGGAGAAGCAAAGCGTTCTCTACTTGCTCAGCCCATCTGACTGTGGTAATAATATTCTATGGGACCATCCTCTTCATGTATATGAAGCCCAAGTCTAAAGAGACACTTAATTCAGATGACTTGGATGTTACCAACAAAATTATATCCATGTTCTATGGGGTGATGACTCCCATGATGAATCCTTTAATCTACAGTCTTAGAAACAAGGATGTGAAAGAGGCAGTAAAACACCTACTGAACAGAAGGTTCTTTAGCAAGTGA